The window CCGCGAGGCGGCGGCGACCATCGGGGGTGCTGACGTTCTGCTCACACAACTGGAGACCACCATCGACTCCGTTCGAGCGGCCGCTACGGTCGCCGACGAAGCGGAGACGGAGGTCATCCTCGACCCCGCACCCGCCCAGGAACTCCCCGACGAACTCATGGCCGCCGTCGACGTGGCGACGCCGAACGAAAGCGAGGTGCGCATGCTGGCCGGCCACGACCCCGACGCTGCCATCGACGAGGAACGGGCTGCCCGCGACGTGCTGGACCGGGGTCCCGACGCCGTCGTCGTGACGCTCGGTGCCGACGGCGCGCTCGTGGTGACCGACGGGGAGTCGACGACAGTATCGCCCATCGAGGCCGAAGTGGCGGATACGACTGGCGCCGGCGACGCGTTCAACGGCGCGTTCGCGGTCGCTCGCGGTGAGGGACGCGGCATCGTCGAGGCAGCCGAGAGAGGGGTCGCTGCGGGCGCGGCCGCTTGCACCGAACGCGGTGCCGTCCCGTCGCTCCCCTCGCGTTCGGCCATCGACTCGTATCTCGACTGAAAAAGGAAGAACAGCCTACTTCAGCAGCGAAATCATCTCACAGGAGATGACCGTCTGGTCGCGCTGATTGACGATTTCGACCTCGTTCTTGACGGTGCCGTTGCCGGGGCCCTCGTCTTTCTCGCGGGTTTCGACGACTTCCGTCTCGACGTGGATGGTGTCGCCGATGAGGACCGGTTGGCGGAACCGGAGGTTGTCCATGCCGTAGAAGGCCACGACGGCCTCCCGTTCCTCCGGTGTGCGGTTCTGCCACAGCAGGCCGGTCGCGGCGGAGAGGACGAGCATGCCGTGGGCGATGCGCTCGCCGAACGGCGAGTCGCTCATCCGCTCTTCGTCGGTGTGCAGGTGGTTGAAGTCCCCGGAGATGCCCGCGAAGTTCATCACGTCCGCTTCGGAGATGGTTCGGCCCTGCGTGCG of the Natronomonas halophila genome contains:
- the rbsK gene encoding ribokinase, encoding MSNDESASIAVVGSYNHDMSVTVPGIPVPGETVMGKDFEQNAGGKGSNQAIAAARSGGEVAFIGAVGDDRFGEFARELWDEEGIDCSDVVTADSSTGVALIHVEEGGENAIAVAQGANHELNGADVREAAATIGGADVLLTQLETTIDSVRAAATVADEAETEVILDPAPAQELPDELMAAVDVATPNESEVRMLAGHDPDAAIDEERAARDVLDRGPDAVVVTLGADGALVVTDGESTTVSPIEAEVADTTGAGDAFNGAFAVARGEGRGIVEAAERGVAAGAAACTERGAVPSLPSRSAIDSYLD
- a CDS encoding MaoC/PaaZ C-terminal domain-containing protein — its product is MSDTNTDEPSVFHEIEEGDTDRTQGRTISEADVMNFAGISGDFNHLHTDEERMSDSPFGERIAHGMLVLSAATGLLWQNRTPEEREAVVAFYGMDNLRFRQPVLIGDTIHVETEVVETREKDEGPGNGTVKNEVEIVNQRDQTVISCEMISLLK